Proteins from a genomic interval of Leptospiraceae bacterium:
- a CDS encoding WbuC family cupin fold metalloprotein, giving the protein MKENVQLITEELFTKVTDQALKSPRKRSNHNFHELSEVYQRFLNILTKGTYIQPHKHENPPKPESFIVLKGKLGFFIFDEIGNISGKYLLSEDGPIRGIDVQPGVWHGLVCLSDVCVCFEGKSGPYDPKEDKFFANWAPTEADDRRFAQIENWEKLFL; this is encoded by the coding sequence ATGAAAGAAAACGTTCAATTGATCACTGAAGAATTATTTACAAAAGTTACAGACCAAGCATTAAAAAGTCCGCGTAAACGTTCTAACCACAATTTTCATGAGTTATCAGAAGTTTACCAAAGATTTCTAAACATACTTACGAAAGGTACATACATTCAACCGCATAAACACGAAAATCCGCCAAAACCAGAATCATTCATTGTATTAAAAGGGAAGTTAGGATTTTTTATATTTGATGAAATAGGAAACATTTCAGGAAAATACTTATTATCCGAAGATGGTCCAATACGTGGAATTGATGTACAACCGGGTGTATGGCATGGACTAGTTTGTTTGAGTGATGTATGTGTATGTTTTGAAGGTAAATCCGGTCCTTATGATCCAAAGGAAGATAAATTTTTCGCGAACTGGGCACCTACAGAAGCGGATGATCGTCGTTTTGCGCAAATAGAAAATTGGGAGAAATTATTTTTATGA
- a CDS encoding aminotransferase class I/II-fold pyridoxal phosphate-dependent enzyme, with protein MIPREFLIEDRLEKYRLNVSCNLGESGLRNFTLGEILNQLEIPFDKITQISLADSPNNGREDLRTEIANLYENISPEQVLITTGTSEALFILFQLLLEKGDVVSLFTPAFQALYEIPIQLGATIQEVEVIDSLSVQKLFSDNTKLTIINHPHNPTGIGLGNSEIEILKNLISNFRGYTLFDEHYRFLDYKNELSFSGAGLNERVFATGSITKCFGVTGLRIGWLVGDVKTINKARSFKDYLTHTVNPISEFLALEILRNRKKIIDPIKKSILENIDFFSANTPYLPGIESFRKPDGGLVCFVKLLNGILSEHYADKLLESCDIFVLPAVNFEREGFIRIGFGETPERFKAGIERWKSFSY; from the coding sequence TTGATTCCTAGAGAATTTTTAATTGAAGACAGATTAGAAAAATATAGATTAAACGTATCTTGTAATTTGGGGGAAAGTGGGTTACGTAACTTTACCCTTGGAGAAATTTTAAATCAATTAGAAATTCCTTTCGATAAAATTACCCAAATTTCTTTAGCAGACTCGCCAAACAATGGAAGAGAAGATTTACGCACGGAAATTGCAAATCTTTATGAAAACATATCTCCAGAACAAGTTCTAATTACGACTGGAACGAGTGAAGCACTATTCATTCTATTTCAATTATTACTAGAAAAAGGAGACGTTGTATCTTTATTCACTCCTGCTTTTCAAGCGTTATACGAAATTCCGATTCAGTTAGGTGCAACTATTCAGGAAGTTGAAGTAATTGATTCTCTTTCTGTTCAAAAACTTTTTTCTGATAATACAAAACTAACAATTATAAATCATCCACATAATCCGACTGGAATTGGACTTGGAAATTCAGAAATTGAAATACTAAAAAATCTAATTTCAAATTTTAGAGGTTACACGTTATTTGACGAACATTATCGTTTTTTAGATTATAAAAATGAATTGAGTTTTTCTGGAGCTGGGTTAAATGAACGGGTATTTGCGACTGGTTCCATTACAAAATGTTTCGGAGTAACTGGACTTCGAATTGGTTGGTTGGTTGGGGACGTAAAAACTATTAACAAAGCTCGATCTTTTAAAGATTATTTAACTCATACAGTCAATCCAATTTCGGAATTTTTAGCATTAGAAATTCTACGCAACCGAAAGAAAATAATTGATCCAATTAAAAAATCTATTTTAGAGAACATAGATTTTTTTTCGGCTAATACTCCGTATCTTCCTGGAATAGAATCCTTCCGCAAACCGGACGGTGGGCTAGTCTGTTTTGTAAAACTTCTAAATGGAATTCTATCAGAACACTATGCAGACAAACTTTTAGAAAGTTGCGATATATTTGTATTACCTGCTGTAAATTTTGAAAGAGAAGGATTTATTCGCATCGGTTTTGGAGAAACTCCAGAAAGATTTAAAGCAGGCATCGAAAGATGGAAATCTTTTTCTTACTAA
- a CDS encoding diguanylate cyclase yields the protein MFEQIKNAHILIVDDTPKNIQLLGTVLKNVGYKIIVATSGEQALGILDKIKPDLILLDVMMPDLDGYETCKIIKESEKLKHIPVIFLTAKTQPEDIVKGFQLGAADYIIKPFNSSELLARVKTHLESKFSQELIQTLLNFQKDMVLMTDGEIIIAANYSFLKFAKVKNVTEFNSKYPNLLDFLELDSIVGNETNKTKLQKLPKDEEFKIKIKTSDDNSLIFRVKQNIIAEKEVSILSLVDITQLENQKTSLEEKASIDELTKVYNRTKFLQLFTNVVEENKISPKSLCLVIFDIDHFKKINDTYGHNKGDEVLVNISSFIKNQIRMSDILCRWGGEEFTLLLVGSNLDDGVKICEKIRILIQKYPFIEDKQVTVSMGITQYYPEDTLETFVARADNALYRAKKTGRNRTEKN from the coding sequence ATGTTTGAACAAATTAAAAATGCACATATTTTAATTGTGGATGATACTCCTAAAAACATCCAACTACTAGGAACAGTCTTAAAAAATGTAGGCTATAAAATAATAGTTGCAACTAGCGGCGAACAAGCACTTGGAATTCTGGATAAAATAAAGCCAGATTTAATTCTATTAGATGTGATGATGCCTGATTTGGATGGCTACGAAACTTGTAAAATAATAAAGGAATCAGAAAAACTAAAACATATCCCTGTAATTTTTTTGACTGCCAAAACACAACCTGAAGATATCGTAAAAGGTTTTCAACTTGGAGCTGCGGATTATATTATTAAACCATTCAATTCAAGTGAATTATTAGCAAGAGTAAAAACACATCTTGAATCCAAATTTAGTCAGGAGTTAATCCAAACTCTTTTAAATTTTCAGAAGGACATGGTTTTAATGACTGACGGAGAAATAATAATAGCGGCTAATTACAGTTTCTTGAAATTTGCAAAAGTAAAAAACGTTACGGAGTTTAATTCAAAATATCCTAACCTTTTAGATTTTTTAGAGTTAGATTCAATCGTAGGAAACGAAACGAATAAAACGAAACTTCAAAAACTTCCAAAAGATGAAGAATTTAAAATAAAAATAAAAACTTCAGATGATAATTCTCTAATCTTTCGAGTAAAACAAAATATTATAGCAGAAAAAGAAGTAAGTATATTAAGTTTAGTTGACATCACTCAATTAGAAAATCAAAAAACATCCCTCGAAGAAAAAGCAAGTATTGACGAATTAACAAAGGTTTACAATAGAACCAAATTTCTCCAGTTATTTACAAATGTTGTAGAGGAAAATAAAATTAGCCCCAAATCTTTATGTTTAGTTATTTTTGATATCGATCATTTCAAAAAAATAAATGATACATATGGTCATAATAAAGGCGACGAGGTATTAGTAAATATTTCTAGTTTTATAAAAAATCAAATTAGAATGTCTGATATTCTTTGCCGTTGGGGCGGTGAAGAATTTACCCTACTTTTAGTCGGATCGAACTTAGATGATGGTGTCAAAATTTGCGAAAAAATAAGAATACTAATACAAAAATATCCGTTTATTGAAGATAAACAAGTTACTGTAAGTATGGGAATTACTCAATATTATCCGGAAGATACTTTAGAAACTTTTGTAGCTCGAGCAGATAATGCATTATACCGCGCCAAAAAAACAGGCAGAAATCGGACTGAAAAAAATTGA
- a CDS encoding PAS domain S-box protein, which yields MDSTKYYIKTVSWYNQLKIKNKALVGISIICILFLTSLSLSIHLVNKIHEETNEIHDKWMGSILKITDMIHKLDAFRKLESNYIQSVDEIKRKEIETKSTQLQKIFLEDKVIYESINTNKQNSLYNKFSLDVIDFITLHNELIKNSSPRDKNQTLLIYEKNKKNIEIVLDDLYLMIILNRVGELESNTIVDNSYYSLLFQMIITSIFTIIFIYLVIFYTFKQFLFPLELAEKAANRIAKGDWKVKIEYESRDELGKFIRTFNQMVEEHRKIDAEKTRIEKEVRRNEELFRTLIEISPDAILLIGLDYSILWANTKMLSMFGYESIEEMRELHAVDFAIPAEREKVASIMNSLINSDYSNYYYESIAIRKDRTQFPIEIQHAIYQNENVNVGILTNVRNITERKIAEEALIENEERYRIITENMADVILILDPNTMKLIYISPSIKNLTDYSVLEIMSLSHKTFLTPTSLKYAQKTFPARIKRILAGKKLLQGTYVDEMELHKKDGSIIWTEVVSKYIINQKTGKIEVHAVMRNISERKIIEKEINEKSQMLGGILANMPVVVLRVNQDGIITQSVGAGLAKMGLMENQAININIFEVYSEFTKEFEQAFAGEPQVFISNGLYNDGIEWFFQNYFFIDESTGGLIGFALDISEQIVAKKSAESASKVKGEFLANISHEIRTPMNAILGFTEILRNSITDDIQKKYLENIVSSGKTLLALINDILDLSKVEAGKLELEFSSVNIENIFKELKNIFSQKIEEKNLDFQIIIDDNLPTEINLDELRFRQIFLNLLSNAIKFTEKGYIKLTAGLQNNKNDLTQMDLIFTVEDSGIGIPVAEQGVIFEAFTQQKGQSHAKYGGTGLGLAISNRLVHLMNGKILVNSKIGKGSVFQIILHSALSINDIKKQTHPESLKKELPEIKKEIIHISETFTKKEDIEKMQILLDEMENDLFNEWRRLSDVSSINEIEEFAYKIKYLGDKFNYLPLLKYADSLQSKALLFDMKSLLAILKTYPILLEELRELYV from the coding sequence ATGGATTCAACGAAATATTATATTAAAACCGTTAGTTGGTATAACCAACTAAAAATTAAAAATAAAGCGTTGGTTGGAATCTCAATTATATGTATTTTATTTCTAACGAGTTTGTCTCTGTCTATTCATTTGGTAAATAAGATACATGAAGAAACCAATGAGATTCATGATAAGTGGATGGGTAGTATTCTGAAAATTACTGATATGATACACAAATTGGATGCATTTAGGAAACTCGAATCTAATTATATACAATCAGTCGATGAAATAAAAAGGAAAGAAATTGAAACTAAATCAACCCAATTACAAAAAATTTTCCTAGAAGATAAAGTTATCTATGAATCAATTAATACAAATAAGCAAAACAGTCTATATAATAAATTTTCGTTAGACGTTATAGATTTCATAACCTTACACAATGAACTAATTAAAAATTCATCCCCAAGAGATAAAAATCAAACTTTACTTATTTATGAAAAGAATAAGAAAAATATTGAAATAGTTTTAGACGATCTGTATTTGATGATTATTCTAAACCGTGTCGGAGAATTAGAATCTAATACAATAGTAGATAATTCCTATTACTCTCTACTATTTCAAATGATAATTACTTCCATATTTACTATTATATTTATTTACTTAGTTATTTTTTATACATTCAAACAATTTTTATTTCCACTCGAACTAGCAGAAAAAGCAGCAAATAGAATAGCAAAAGGGGATTGGAAAGTAAAAATTGAATATGAATCCAGAGACGAATTAGGAAAATTCATAAGAACCTTCAACCAAATGGTAGAAGAACATCGGAAAATTGACGCAGAAAAAACTCGTATAGAAAAAGAAGTCAGAAGAAATGAAGAATTGTTTCGTACTTTAATTGAAATTTCTCCTGATGCAATTCTATTGATTGGATTAGATTATTCAATTCTTTGGGCAAACACTAAAATGTTAAGTATGTTTGGTTATGAATCAATTGAAGAAATGAGAGAGTTACATGCCGTAGACTTTGCAATACCTGCCGAGAGGGAGAAAGTAGCTTCTATAATGAATTCTTTAATCAATTCTGACTATTCAAATTATTATTATGAAAGTATTGCAATACGAAAGGATAGAACTCAATTTCCAATTGAAATCCAACATGCCATCTATCAAAACGAAAATGTAAACGTAGGTATATTGACTAACGTTAGAAATATTACAGAAAGGAAAATCGCCGAAGAGGCATTAATCGAAAATGAAGAAAGATATAGAATTATTACAGAAAACATGGCAGATGTAATTTTAATTCTAGATCCAAATACCATGAAATTAATATATATAAGTCCATCCATAAAAAATCTCACAGATTATTCTGTTCTAGAAATAATGTCACTTAGCCATAAAACATTTTTAACTCCTACTTCTCTGAAATATGCACAAAAGACTTTTCCTGCAAGAATTAAACGTATTCTTGCAGGTAAAAAATTATTGCAGGGTACTTACGTAGACGAAATGGAACTACACAAAAAAGACGGAAGTATAATCTGGACGGAAGTTGTATCAAAATATATTATAAATCAAAAGACAGGCAAAATTGAAGTTCATGCCGTTATGCGAAATATATCGGAACGAAAAATAATCGAAAAAGAAATTAATGAAAAAAGCCAAATGTTAGGCGGGATTTTAGCTAATATGCCTGTAGTGGTTTTAAGAGTAAATCAAGATGGTATCATAACACAAAGTGTAGGCGCAGGTTTAGCAAAAATGGGGCTAATGGAAAACCAAGCAATAAATATTAATATTTTTGAAGTTTACTCAGAATTTACAAAGGAATTTGAACAAGCATTCGCTGGAGAGCCACAAGTATTTATTTCGAATGGACTATACAATGATGGAATCGAATGGTTTTTTCAAAATTACTTTTTTATCGACGAATCAACTGGTGGACTCATTGGTTTCGCTTTAGATATTAGCGAACAGATTGTTGCTAAAAAATCTGCTGAATCGGCAAGTAAAGTGAAAGGAGAATTTTTAGCTAATATAAGCCATGAAATAAGAACACCTATGAATGCTATTTTAGGATTTACTGAAATTCTTAGAAATTCAATTACAGATGATATTCAAAAAAAATACTTAGAGAATATTGTATCTAGCGGAAAAACATTATTAGCCTTAATTAATGACATACTGGATTTATCAAAAGTAGAAGCAGGCAAACTGGAACTCGAATTTTCTTCCGTAAATATTGAAAATATATTTAAAGAACTTAAAAATATTTTTTCACAGAAAATTGAAGAGAAAAATCTTGACTTTCAAATTATAATAGATGATAACCTTCCTACAGAAATAAATTTGGATGAACTTCGTTTCAGGCAAATTTTTCTAAATTTATTGAGTAACGCCATTAAATTTACAGAAAAAGGTTATATTAAATTAACCGCAGGTTTACAAAATAACAAAAATGACCTTACTCAGATGGATTTAATTTTTACAGTCGAAGATTCGGGAATAGGAATTCCAGTGGCAGAACAAGGAGTAATTTTTGAAGCATTTACACAACAGAAAGGTCAAAGCCATGCAAAATACGGAGGCACTGGTTTAGGTTTAGCAATTTCAAATCGTTTGGTCCATCTTATGAATGGCAAAATATTAGTTAATAGTAAAATTGGGAAAGGAAGTGTTTTTCAAATTATCTTACACAGTGCTCTCTCTATTAATGATATTAAAAAACAAACTCATCCTGAATCTTTAAAAAAAGAATTACCAGAAATTAAGAAAGAAATAATCCATATTTCTGAAACATTCACAAAAAAAGAAGATATAGAAAAGATGCAAATTTTATTAGATGAAATGGAAAATGATTTGTTTAATGAATGGAGAAGACTATCGGATGTCTCTAGTATAAATGAAATCGAAGAATTTGCCTATAAAATAAAATATTTAGGGGATAAATTTAATTACCTCCCATTACTTAAATATGCTGATAGTTTACAATCAAAGGCTTTATTGTTTGACATGAAATCGCTTCTAGCAATACTAAAAACATATCCAATACTATTGGAAGAGTTACGAGAGTTATATGTTTGA
- a CDS encoding response regulator, with product MFLKKGILLLLLLLLLNHCSPNLGFSTAPKVENGILNLTFWDFEKNGIIPLEGNWEIYWKKLYNPNEIESTQSENPSGYFSFPGFWNDRMFQNEIATGDGYATFRLKILLPDNHLKKQKLAIRMKEQATAYELYLDNELLARKGIVDTNKKKATPGYGTNTIFFETDKPTINLILVVSNFHHRNGGIWSVPKLGNQEQIENQKFQRYFLEFLLGGSILIMTIYHFILFLFRKTDLTSLYFALFCLIALMRVVSTGEVMLVQLIPSIHYEIITKFEYFSFYLMAPLFLVFFKELFPKDIPSIISKIGISIGGVLGMIVCLFNLKVYNNFVDFNYLVLFITILIVIFHQIKIIIRRRDDSILIFLSSGSLTIFVFNDFLYNSKLVQTSELLQVGVFIFLLAQSVILSRRFSLAFSEIEKISNHLNAVNKSYSTFVPKEFLGLLGKDSITDIGLGNIFKTNLTILFSGIRGFASICEKINPEELFELLNEYYTEVTAIIHKNKGFIDKFIGDEIVVLFPLSPENAINTSKEMVKYLEIFNENQTKKQKLTIKIGIGIHSGPVTLGTLGGNDRMDTTVIGNAVGIAKKLESLTKTFFTTVIISEHIYSQLQKKTREENREIDHIKLRGTEGFITIYEYFGGDSENIRNKKIINSSNYFHGLTLYRGGLTKKAKEIFSICLSIIPDDPIYSLYINRCNDFLIGSSTLDTELNTIKPILALVAANDQSILTEIEIILKKEKLDVITAKSGNEVLSICKTMNPSLLFIERSLPDLNSYDLIKTLREDLMFSKNDCYIVVITEDISQKIKSAIYESSANDFILKPIDIDSIKNIIERVNL from the coding sequence ATGTTTCTGAAAAAAGGAATTCTGCTCTTACTATTATTACTACTTCTAAATCACTGTAGTCCAAATTTAGGATTTTCCACTGCTCCAAAAGTTGAAAATGGGATATTAAATCTTACTTTTTGGGATTTTGAAAAAAATGGAATAATCCCTCTAGAAGGAAACTGGGAAATATATTGGAAAAAATTATACAACCCAAATGAAATCGAATCAACCCAAAGTGAAAATCCTTCCGGTTATTTTTCTTTTCCGGGATTTTGGAATGATAGAATGTTTCAGAACGAAATTGCTACCGGAGATGGATATGCTACTTTTAGATTAAAAATTTTACTACCAGATAATCATTTAAAAAAACAAAAACTAGCAATCCGAATGAAAGAACAGGCTACTGCCTATGAATTGTATTTGGATAACGAGTTATTAGCCCGAAAAGGAATTGTAGATACAAATAAAAAAAAAGCTACCCCGGGATACGGGACAAATACAATTTTTTTTGAGACCGACAAACCAACTATAAATCTTATTTTAGTTGTTTCCAATTTCCATCATAGAAACGGCGGCATTTGGAGTGTTCCAAAACTTGGTAATCAAGAGCAAATTGAAAACCAAAAATTCCAACGTTATTTTTTAGAATTTCTTTTGGGTGGAAGTATTTTGATAATGACAATTTATCATTTTATTTTATTCCTATTCAGGAAAACCGATTTAACCAGTCTTTATTTTGCATTATTCTGCCTAATAGCTCTTATGCGCGTAGTGTCTACGGGCGAAGTAATGCTTGTGCAATTAATACCAAGTATCCACTATGAAATAATTACAAAGTTCGAATACTTTTCATTTTATTTAATGGCGCCCTTATTCTTAGTTTTTTTTAAAGAATTATTTCCAAAAGATATTCCTTCCATTATTTCCAAAATTGGGATTTCTATCGGTGGAGTTCTTGGAATGATTGTTTGCCTTTTTAACTTAAAAGTATACAATAACTTTGTTGATTTCAATTATTTAGTTTTATTCATTACCATACTAATTGTTATTTTTCATCAAATTAAAATTATAATAAGACGAAGAGATGACTCAATTCTTATTTTTCTTTCTTCAGGTTCCCTAACCATATTTGTATTTAATGATTTTCTTTATAATTCAAAATTAGTTCAAACAAGTGAACTTTTACAAGTCGGAGTTTTTATTTTTCTTTTGGCGCAATCTGTAATTTTATCTAGAAGGTTTTCCCTTGCATTTAGCGAAATCGAAAAAATTTCAAATCATTTAAATGCGGTAAATAAATCCTATAGCACTTTTGTTCCAAAAGAATTTCTCGGTTTACTTGGCAAAGACAGTATTACAGATATTGGATTGGGCAATATTTTCAAAACAAATTTAACAATTTTATTTAGCGGAATAAGAGGATTTGCCTCTATTTGCGAAAAAATAAATCCTGAAGAATTATTTGAATTACTAAATGAGTATTATACAGAAGTAACTGCCATCATCCACAAAAACAAAGGTTTTATCGATAAATTTATCGGAGATGAAATCGTCGTTTTATTTCCATTATCTCCCGAAAACGCAATCAACACTTCCAAAGAAATGGTTAAATATTTAGAAATTTTCAATGAAAATCAAACGAAGAAACAAAAGTTAACCATTAAAATTGGAATTGGAATTCATTCCGGACCTGTCACACTTGGAACGTTAGGCGGAAATGATAGAATGGACACCACTGTAATCGGCAATGCAGTTGGTATTGCAAAAAAACTCGAATCCTTAACGAAAACATTTTTCACTACAGTTATAATATCCGAACATATATACTCTCAACTTCAAAAAAAGACAAGGGAGGAAAATCGGGAAATTGACCATATCAAATTAAGAGGAACGGAAGGGTTTATTACAATTTATGAATATTTCGGTGGTGATTCTGAAAACATTCGCAATAAAAAAATAATAAATTCATCTAATTACTTTCATGGACTTACACTTTACAGAGGAGGTTTAACGAAAAAGGCAAAAGAAATTTTTTCTATTTGTTTATCTATCATACCAGATGATCCTATTTATTCACTTTATATAAATCGTTGTAATGACTTTTTGATAGGTTCTTCAACCTTAGACACAGAACTAAATACAATAAAACCAATTCTCGCACTAGTAGCGGCTAACGACCAATCTATTCTCACAGAAATAGAAATTATTCTGAAAAAGGAAAAGTTAGACGTAATCACGGCAAAATCTGGCAATGAAGTACTATCTATCTGCAAAACTATGAATCCTTCTTTACTGTTTATTGAAAGAAGTTTACCAGATTTAAATTCCTACGATTTAATTAAAACTTTGCGAGAAGACTTAATGTTTTCAAAGAATGACTGTTATATTGTCGTAATCACAGAAGATATCTCACAGAAAATTAAATCAGCTATTTATGAGTCAAGTGCAAACGACTTCATTCTAAAGCCAATTGATATCGATTCTATAAAAAATATAATAGAAAGAGTAAATTTGTAA